The [Bacillus] selenitireducens MLS10 genome includes a region encoding these proteins:
- a CDS encoding DUF350 domain-containing protein, whose product MNELFANEWVYTAGVYSLTVMAIIVSLSVFEAVTSYKTWDEIRSGNVAVALSIGGKIFGIANIFRHSITANDSILTMLMWGVYGFALLLFVYVIFEFLTPGFSVDKELAHDNRAVGIVSFILSVALSYVIGSSIVLFQ is encoded by the coding sequence ATGAATGAGCTGTTTGCAAATGAGTGGGTCTATACAGCAGGTGTTTACAGCCTGACAGTGATGGCGATTATCGTCAGTCTGTCCGTATTTGAGGCGGTTACGAGCTATAAAACATGGGACGAAATCCGCAGCGGCAACGTTGCCGTCGCCCTCAGCATCGGCGGAAAGATTTTCGGGATCGCGAATATTTTCCGTCATTCCATCACGGCCAATGACAGCATTCTCACCATGCTGATGTGGGGTGTATACGGATTTGCACTTCTGTTATTTGTGTATGTGATTTTTGAGTTTTTGACACCGGGATTCAGCGTCGATAAAGAACTGGCCCATGACAACCGGGCAGTAGGTATTGTATCGTTTATTCTCTCTGTTGCCTTGTCGTATGTGATCGGTTCAAGCATTGTGCTGTTTCAATGA